In Stieleria varia, one genomic interval encodes:
- a CDS encoding pectate lyase: MRIALLCPALAFLLISVRMGTAQDPSFTQQSVRQAMVSATSFMRDQIADHGGYAYVSSADGKYSNGEGIAGPDRIWVQPPGTPAVGMAMLQAYQASGDKVHLDAAIDAGNALVAGQLRSGGWGYSIEFDPSLRKKIPYRVGPHGGKDQITPTPSPGGWTVWRQGKNKANKTLIDDDTTPASIRFLAKLDQELGFKHQEIHDAALYALQSTLNAQYPIGAWGHNYDRFQPSPPSESFYPILRASYPKDWPRKWPNAWNGCYGLNDRITTNMIETMLLAADVYDDDRYRQSAIRGGDFLVNAQMPMPQPAWAQQYDENMHPVWERKFEPPAITGGESQDVIATLLKLYRETGQERFLQPIGPALKYLRNSLRKDGQLARYYELQTNRPLYFDKEYQLTSDDSNVPDHYGFIVESKLEPLDREYQRLINAGPEPKSKSLKTLAKAVAPVLAAQRSDGAWLTPTFVRDGDGKKVTPAEGVVESAVFIKNMRVLADWLAAAKRVR, from the coding sequence ATGCGTATTGCCCTGCTCTGCCCTGCCCTTGCGTTTCTTTTGATTTCTGTGCGGATGGGAACGGCACAGGATCCGTCCTTCACCCAGCAGTCCGTTCGTCAAGCCATGGTTTCGGCGACCTCGTTCATGCGAGATCAAATCGCTGACCACGGGGGTTATGCTTATGTGTCGAGCGCTGACGGCAAGTACTCCAACGGCGAAGGCATCGCCGGACCCGATCGCATCTGGGTGCAACCACCGGGGACGCCCGCAGTCGGCATGGCGATGTTGCAAGCCTACCAGGCCAGCGGCGACAAAGTTCATCTTGACGCCGCGATCGATGCCGGAAACGCGTTGGTCGCCGGACAGTTGCGCAGCGGCGGTTGGGGCTACTCGATCGAGTTCGATCCGTCGCTTCGGAAAAAAATTCCGTATCGAGTTGGTCCACACGGCGGAAAGGACCAGATCACGCCAACGCCATCACCCGGTGGATGGACTGTTTGGCGACAGGGCAAGAACAAGGCCAACAAGACGTTGATCGACGACGACACGACGCCAGCCAGCATTCGGTTCTTGGCAAAGTTGGACCAAGAACTCGGTTTCAAGCATCAAGAGATTCACGACGCGGCATTGTATGCTTTGCAATCGACTCTGAACGCGCAGTATCCGATCGGCGCATGGGGGCACAACTATGACCGCTTTCAACCTTCGCCACCTAGCGAATCCTTTTATCCCATCTTGAGGGCCAGCTATCCCAAAGATTGGCCTCGCAAGTGGCCCAATGCATGGAACGGGTGTTACGGTCTCAACGACCGGATCACCACCAACATGATCGAGACGATGTTGCTGGCGGCAGACGTTTACGACGACGATCGGTATCGGCAAAGTGCCATTCGCGGCGGAGACTTCTTGGTCAATGCTCAGATGCCGATGCCCCAACCGGCTTGGGCTCAGCAGTACGACGAAAACATGCATCCGGTCTGGGAACGCAAGTTTGAGCCGCCGGCGATTACCGGTGGTGAGTCCCAGGACGTGATCGCGACGCTGCTGAAATTGTATCGAGAAACCGGGCAAGAGCGTTTTTTGCAGCCGATCGGTCCTGCACTGAAATACCTTCGCAACTCTCTGCGCAAGGACGGCCAGTTGGCGCGATACTACGAGCTGCAAACGAATCGACCATTGTACTTCGACAAGGAATACCAACTGACCAGCGACGACTCGAATGTGCCCGATCACTATGGATTCATCGTCGAGTCCAAGCTCGAACCATTGGACCGCGAGTATCAGCGTTTGATCAACGCTGGTCCGGAACCGAAGTCGAAATCACTCAAGACTCTGGCCAAAGCGGTGGCACCGGTGCTTGCGGCCCAGCGAAGCGATGGTGCTTGGCTAACGCCCACGTTTGTTCGCGACGGAGATGGAAAGAAAGTAACCCCCGCTGAGGGAGTGGTTGAGTCCGCCGTGTTCATCAAGAACATGAGGGTGCTGGCCGATTGGTTGGCGGCGGCAAAACGCGTTCGATGA
- a CDS encoding vitamin K epoxide reductase family protein, whose translation MSLIELRGQSRPLMLQSHSHSHVKSHVKPLPWAHDAGQITAIAWWTMAACSVTAIIVSSYLAWSSLTSSPIAGCSGGDTFDCSHVLHSRWSTVFAIPVSVFAVGLHVTTLGLLLAKPSDQRRQNLRWLALGFVSLSAGAAAFWFTGLQVFALGHLCPYCLVAHAAGLILAVTFLWQRPVASGQLKWVGGAAVAGLSVLMGMQFLTPPTESYEVIDHAEVPAALDKPGDKPSDNSSATEDSDALFFAAPDATTAQSSTSQDSTGRYSMQQHNDRMETEQHWSPFIVAMANPVMLLSGQVSATSKAASKMVTVLGGVKLSTSDWPLIGKPDAEMVFVEMFDYTCPHCQRTHQSLKAAMKSYGDRLAVVMLPVPLDSKCNSTVRSTNASHSEACDLAKLAVAVWRVDRNQFAEFHDYLFETRPSYAQAMQHAKSVVDAGKLQQTMQGQLPTDYIKKHVTLYQRAGAGTIPKLLFPKTSTVGAVESPQAMINLIDQHLK comes from the coding sequence ATGTCCTTGATCGAACTTCGTGGGCAGTCTCGTCCGCTGATGCTGCAGTCGCACTCCCATTCACACGTCAAATCTCACGTCAAGCCGCTGCCATGGGCTCACGATGCCGGGCAGATCACGGCGATTGCCTGGTGGACGATGGCGGCCTGTAGCGTGACTGCCATCATCGTCAGCAGCTACTTAGCTTGGTCCTCACTGACGTCGTCTCCCATCGCCGGTTGCAGCGGAGGAGATACCTTTGATTGCAGTCACGTCTTACACAGTCGATGGTCGACTGTGTTTGCAATTCCTGTGAGTGTTTTTGCGGTGGGACTACACGTGACGACATTAGGATTACTGCTTGCCAAACCATCGGATCAGCGTCGACAAAACCTTCGCTGGCTAGCGCTGGGTTTCGTGAGCCTGTCCGCAGGGGCGGCGGCGTTCTGGTTTACCGGTCTGCAGGTGTTCGCGTTGGGGCACCTGTGTCCGTACTGTCTCGTCGCTCATGCCGCCGGCCTGATCCTAGCTGTCACCTTTCTTTGGCAGCGCCCGGTCGCGTCTGGTCAGTTGAAATGGGTCGGCGGTGCGGCGGTTGCTGGGTTGTCAGTATTGATGGGCATGCAGTTCTTGACCCCGCCAACGGAGTCCTATGAGGTGATCGATCATGCCGAAGTTCCTGCCGCCCTTGATAAGCCCGGTGATAAGCCCAGTGATAATTCTAGTGCAACGGAAGACTCCGATGCCCTTTTCTTTGCAGCGCCAGATGCGACGACGGCACAGTCGTCAACGAGTCAGGACTCAACGGGGCGATACTCAATGCAGCAGCACAATGATCGCATGGAGACAGAACAACATTGGTCACCGTTCATCGTGGCCATGGCAAATCCTGTGATGCTGCTCAGTGGACAGGTCTCGGCGACCTCGAAAGCGGCATCCAAGATGGTGACGGTGTTGGGGGGCGTCAAGTTGTCAACCAGTGACTGGCCGTTGATTGGAAAGCCAGACGCGGAAATGGTATTCGTCGAGATGTTTGACTACACGTGCCCGCACTGCCAGCGAACGCACCAGTCGCTCAAAGCGGCGATGAAGTCGTACGGAGATCGACTGGCGGTCGTCATGTTGCCGGTGCCGTTGGATAGCAAGTGCAACTCGACAGTTCGGTCCACCAATGCCAGCCACAGCGAAGCGTGTGACTTGGCAAAGCTGGCGGTCGCGGTCTGGCGAGTCGACCGAAATCAGTTTGCAGAGTTCCACGACTATCTATTCGAAACAAGGCCTAGTTATGCTCAGGCGATGCAACATGCCAAGAGCGTGGTCGATGCCGGAAAGCTCCAGCAGACCATGCAGGGGCAGTTGCCTACCGACTACATCAAGAAACACGTCACTCTCTATCAGCGTGCAGGCGCAGGAACGATCCCGAAACTACTCTTTCCAAAAACCTCGACGGTTGGCGCCGTCGAATCACCTCAGGCGATGATCAACTTGATCGATCAGCACCTGAAGTGA
- a CDS encoding BON domain-containing protein, with protein MSRLSPTVVFCLTICLSATLRAETDQQARVFDHRIKAEVNQEIRDIFPLVHSEIDARVVAGKVTLAGAVTSYRERSRIERRVAEIEGVRYVNNRIQVERVPIEIRHHQLNGSRRGRASSFNTTSKPPGTEMVRGLLASKVDDLIVIRGFRGGRVSATISDDAMVTLDGEVVSHEMLSAGLLVFAEMEPENGEMVARSLEAYSPK; from the coding sequence ATGTCTCGTCTAAGCCCCACCGTTGTCTTTTGCCTGACGATCTGCCTGTCTGCAACGCTGAGAGCCGAGACGGACCAGCAAGCACGAGTATTCGATCATCGTATCAAAGCGGAAGTGAATCAGGAGATACGCGACATATTCCCGTTGGTTCATTCCGAGATTGATGCTCGGGTAGTCGCTGGCAAAGTCACGTTGGCTGGGGCAGTAACGAGCTATCGCGAGCGATCTCGGATCGAACGTCGCGTAGCCGAGATTGAGGGTGTTCGCTACGTGAACAATCGAATTCAAGTGGAACGTGTTCCGATCGAAATACGACACCATCAACTCAACGGGAGTCGACGGGGGCGTGCGTCGTCTTTCAATACAACCTCGAAACCACCGGGGACTGAGATGGTACGTGGGTTGCTTGCGTCCAAAGTGGACGATTTGATCGTCATTCGCGGTTTTCGTGGCGGTCGAGTTTCAGCGACGATCAGTGACGATGCCATGGTCACGCTCGACGGAGAAGTTGTTTCGCATGAAATGCTGAGTGCGGGGCTGTTGGTGTTTGCCGAAATGGAGCCTGAGAACGGCGAAATGGTGGCTCGCTCGTTGGAGGCGTATTCGCCGAAATAG
- a CDS encoding sigma-54-dependent transcriptional regulator — protein MSKVVVIDDDPMVQELIAAALRDLPVEVSFADSAESGLAAIRTQEPDTLFLDIRLPDLSGIELTETIHALDPKLPIIFITASDDSNTAIEAMTVGAYELLLKPLDIGQIQEVASRAISARRMMQIPVRLSNDEDTSSNVMSDQDSMIGRSAAMLEVYKDIGRVAKQEVTVLICGESGTGKELVARAVYQHSLRSEKPFLAVNCAALSETLLESELFGHEKGAFTGADRRRIGKFEQCDGGTIFLDEVGDMSPSVQGKVLRLLQEQRFERVGGRDTIQTDVRIISATNRDFEQMIQDGDFRLDLYHRLNGYRIDLPPLRDRGDDIVKLLDFLLTKYANEAAKDIQGIAAETLELLKSYDWPGNIREMQSVIRKAILKSTGPVLVPDCLPSEICGQVNTTTQDSRDAQSPLQESASRPNTEINDAVDLVAFVDQCRNAKSTSLYADALEFMERYLIARVLEESAGNQSKAAADLGISRGSLRKKVRELGLSIEHHVE, from the coding sequence ATGTCGAAAGTCGTGGTAATCGATGACGATCCCATGGTGCAAGAATTGATTGCCGCAGCACTGAGGGACTTACCGGTCGAAGTCTCATTTGCGGATTCAGCTGAGTCAGGACTGGCAGCCATCAGGACGCAAGAACCTGACACACTGTTCTTGGACATTCGGCTGCCTGACCTATCAGGAATCGAGCTGACGGAAACAATCCACGCGTTGGATCCCAAGCTTCCGATCATCTTCATCACCGCGTCGGACGATAGTAACACGGCGATCGAAGCAATGACGGTGGGCGCCTATGAGTTATTACTCAAGCCGTTGGATATCGGCCAGATTCAAGAAGTCGCATCGCGCGCGATTTCGGCACGTCGGATGATGCAGATCCCCGTGCGACTGAGCAACGACGAGGATACCTCCTCCAACGTCATGAGTGACCAGGACTCCATGATCGGACGCAGCGCGGCCATGCTGGAAGTTTACAAGGACATCGGTCGAGTCGCAAAACAAGAGGTGACGGTTCTGATCTGCGGCGAGAGTGGAACGGGCAAGGAATTGGTTGCTCGCGCCGTCTATCAACATAGTCTTCGATCGGAGAAGCCGTTCCTGGCTGTCAATTGCGCGGCGCTCTCGGAGACTTTGTTGGAGAGCGAACTGTTCGGACATGAAAAGGGAGCGTTCACCGGTGCCGATCGTCGACGCATCGGAAAATTCGAACAGTGCGACGGTGGAACGATCTTCCTGGACGAGGTTGGTGACATGTCGCCTTCTGTTCAAGGCAAAGTCTTGCGTTTGCTGCAAGAACAACGCTTTGAACGCGTCGGCGGTCGCGACACCATTCAAACGGATGTTCGAATCATCTCGGCGACCAATCGAGATTTTGAACAAATGATCCAGGACGGCGACTTTCGACTGGATCTCTATCATCGCCTCAATGGCTATCGCATCGACCTACCTCCACTGCGAGATCGCGGCGACGACATCGTCAAACTACTCGACTTCCTGCTGACAAAATATGCCAACGAGGCGGCAAAAGACATTCAAGGAATTGCCGCCGAGACACTCGAATTGCTCAAGAGCTACGATTGGCCTGGAAACATTCGTGAGATGCAGTCCGTCATTCGCAAAGCGATTCTCAAATCGACTGGCCCCGTCTTGGTGCCTGATTGCCTCCCCAGCGAGATCTGCGGTCAAGTTAACACGACAACCCAGGACTCTCGTGACGCCCAGTCACCGCTTCAAGAATCCGCTTCTCGCCCAAACACAGAGATCAACGACGCCGTCGATCTGGTTGCCTTTGTCGACCAATGTCGCAATGCCAAATCCACGTCTCTGTACGCCGACGCACTTGAGTTCATGGAGCGATATCTGATCGCCCGTGTGCTAGAGGAATCAGCCGGTAATCAATCCAAAGCAGCCGCAGACCTCGGAATCAGCCGAGGCAGTTTGAGAAAAAAGGTCCGTGAATTGGGATTGTCAATTGAACATCATGTCGAGTAG
- a CDS encoding ATP-binding protein has translation MPRKLIAMRTDQSDQSDQKTRFAIPIRWKLLATTAAIGLVAALIAISGLSRMQALNDRMNRIVDVAAAKSKLASLTKQELVAATRAEKNMILAKSQEEMERHMNTIDRTLDELQKNETALRALVSDETREQLDQFRSKWDQWQFNHAELRQMTRLNSDVTARMLSVGDARNQIDALEGQLVLIGSQSDDPEVQRMVFELSLSALKLQRFEKNLILASTAEAVDDFSEHVRPLRLSISEGLQRLAEISDARFDEQITAAQMALDKYIALTESIRNYMGDSGDFLVFQLAYGVGEPLADESEELLNAIIDSSEMEMTELQTESGKAYRTARNGLIVLSAIGIAVGVLISFVIGGRIANDLGKLAAYAQAVHDARDLSRPIPVVGNDEVGQVAKAFDGMRKTVYAQNAEMASLNSALVDKSQEMEQFVYTVSHDLKSPLVSCKGLLGLLKEDLEDEAYDDVIDSANRLEAATDQLSRIIDDLLELSRIGRKPLELVEVNVHALMTQLVQDLTERLEVAGVSISVAANLPAIRADESDLRRAFDNLITNAIKYAADVQDPKIEVGGLQSKHAVRYFVRDNGPGIEPGYQEKIFGLFQRLDNKKEGTGLGLASVRKIARMHGGRAWVESKPTEGATFWIEIPVKV, from the coding sequence ATGCCAAGGAAGCTCATTGCGATGAGGACGGACCAGAGCGATCAGAGTGATCAGAAAACACGTTTCGCGATTCCGATTCGATGGAAATTGCTAGCCACGACGGCAGCGATTGGGCTGGTGGCCGCTCTGATCGCAATCAGTGGATTGTCCAGGATGCAAGCGCTCAATGATCGCATGAACCGAATCGTTGATGTCGCGGCGGCGAAATCCAAGCTGGCTTCCTTGACCAAACAAGAGTTGGTCGCCGCGACGCGTGCTGAGAAAAACATGATCCTTGCGAAAAGCCAAGAGGAGATGGAGCGGCACATGAACACGATCGATCGGACATTGGACGAATTGCAAAAAAACGAAACAGCACTTCGTGCATTGGTATCTGACGAGACCCGGGAACAACTCGATCAATTTCGATCCAAGTGGGACCAATGGCAGTTCAATCATGCTGAACTGCGGCAAATGACCCGACTCAACTCCGATGTGACTGCTCGCATGCTGTCTGTCGGAGACGCGAGAAATCAAATCGACGCCTTGGAGGGCCAACTTGTTCTCATCGGTTCTCAGTCGGACGATCCCGAAGTTCAGCGTATGGTCTTCGAACTTAGCCTTTCCGCCTTGAAACTCCAGCGATTTGAGAAAAACCTGATCCTTGCGTCGACCGCCGAGGCGGTCGACGACTTCAGCGAACACGTTCGTCCTTTGCGACTATCGATCAGCGAGGGACTACAGCGGTTGGCAGAGATCAGCGACGCTCGATTTGACGAGCAGATCACAGCCGCCCAAATGGCGTTGGACAAATACATTGCCCTGACAGAATCGATTCGCAACTACATGGGCGACAGTGGTGACTTCCTCGTTTTTCAGCTCGCATACGGAGTCGGTGAACCGTTGGCCGACGAATCGGAAGAACTATTGAATGCAATCATCGACAGCAGCGAGATGGAAATGACGGAGTTGCAAACGGAGAGCGGAAAAGCATACCGAACAGCTCGCAACGGATTGATCGTGCTCAGTGCGATAGGAATTGCTGTGGGCGTGTTGATTTCGTTTGTGATCGGTGGACGAATCGCCAACGATCTTGGCAAGTTAGCGGCGTACGCACAGGCAGTTCACGATGCACGTGACTTGTCGCGTCCTATTCCGGTCGTCGGTAATGACGAAGTCGGACAGGTTGCCAAAGCATTTGACGGAATGCGAAAAACCGTTTACGCGCAGAACGCCGAAATGGCCTCGCTCAACAGTGCACTGGTTGACAAATCACAGGAGATGGAACAGTTCGTTTATACCGTGTCGCACGACTTGAAATCGCCATTGGTCTCGTGCAAAGGCTTACTCGGATTACTCAAGGAAGACCTTGAGGACGAAGCCTACGATGATGTCATCGACTCGGCAAATCGACTGGAAGCAGCGACCGATCAGTTGAGCAGAATCATTGATGACTTGCTGGAACTGAGTCGTATCGGACGAAAACCTCTTGAGCTCGTCGAGGTGAACGTCCATGCCCTGATGACTCAGTTGGTGCAGGACTTGACTGAGCGTCTTGAGGTCGCAGGCGTCTCGATCTCCGTCGCAGCGAATTTACCCGCGATCCGTGCTGACGAAAGCGATCTTCGCCGAGCGTTTGATAACCTGATCACCAACGCCATCAAATATGCAGCCGACGTGCAGGACCCTAAGATCGAAGTCGGTGGGCTGCAATCCAAGCACGCTGTCAGGTACTTCGTTCGGGACAACGGACCCGGAATCGAACCAGGCTATCAAGAAAAGATTTTTGGTTTGTTCCAGCGACTGGACAACAAAAAAGAAGGAACCGGACTGGGACTTGCATCAGTGCGAAAGATTGCCCGGATGCACGGCGGTCGAGCTTGGGTCGAATCCAAACCGACCGAAGGTGCTACGTTCTGGATCGAGATCCCCGTAAAAGTGTGA
- a CDS encoding response regulator: MSPHLLTFLLVEDDDNHAHLVMRSLQKARVQNRVFRVSDGAEALAFLRSEGDFADTPHPDVVLLDLNLPKLSGHEVLAIIKQDEHLKTIPVVVMTTSDAESDRVKAYEHHANSYVVKPLDFDRFRELVRDLCLYWGVWNEPPEGE, encoded by the coding sequence TTGTCCCCCCATTTACTCACGTTCCTGCTGGTGGAAGACGACGACAATCATGCCCACTTGGTGATGCGAAGTCTGCAAAAAGCACGCGTACAGAATCGCGTTTTTCGAGTGTCCGACGGGGCAGAAGCCTTGGCGTTTTTGCGAAGTGAGGGCGATTTCGCAGACACGCCTCACCCAGATGTGGTGCTGCTGGATCTCAATCTGCCAAAACTCAGTGGGCATGAAGTCCTGGCGATCATCAAACAAGACGAACACTTGAAAACCATCCCTGTTGTCGTGATGACGACCTCGGATGCCGAATCCGATCGTGTCAAGGCGTACGAGCATCACGCAAACAGCTACGTCGTCAAACCGCTTGATTTTGACCGCTTTCGCGAATTGGTAAGAGATCTTTGCCTGTACTGGGGTGTCTGGAACGAGCCACCGGAAGGAGAATGA
- a CDS encoding sensor histidine kinase, translated as MPLGKHLRVLLVEDNETHAHLVRRHLQKAQLSTIDVQRVGTLRDAIDAIHTDKYDAVLLDLSLPDSDITETLGRFIDTTPNAAIIVLTSLNDLDFASKLVLQGADDFLVKSDIDSQVLVRSIRYAIERRKNKVQLAQYANQLEKRNEELKTFAHTVAHEVRSPLNIVSCCLTLIDEDHHDALGPDSVEAIADAKEAIVGMTELVTDLLEYSQVENTPSELCSVDMNVAFQEAISTLKHEVIDASATVDCATLPTVNGNPIRLRQLLRNLLSNALKYRDPHRNPQINVAVREQESSWEFSVSDNGLGMSPQSTQQVFAPFVRAHESTGIPGTGIGLSFCQRVVEGHGGRIWVESAEGSGSRFCFTLPRPK; from the coding sequence ATGCCACTGGGTAAACATCTGCGTGTCCTGCTCGTAGAGGACAACGAAACTCACGCTCACTTGGTACGTCGACATCTCCAAAAAGCTCAACTGTCCACCATTGATGTCCAACGTGTGGGCACGCTTCGTGACGCCATCGATGCGATTCACACCGACAAATATGATGCCGTGCTACTGGACCTGAGCTTGCCGGACAGCGACATCACGGAAACGCTCGGACGCTTCATCGATACAACTCCCAACGCTGCCATTATCGTATTGACTTCTCTAAACGACCTGGATTTTGCCAGCAAACTGGTTTTGCAAGGTGCCGATGACTTCCTTGTCAAATCGGATATCGATAGCCAAGTCCTCGTGCGGTCGATTCGCTACGCCATCGAACGCAGAAAGAACAAGGTTCAACTTGCTCAGTACGCGAACCAATTGGAAAAGAGAAACGAAGAACTGAAAACGTTCGCTCACACCGTCGCTCACGAAGTCCGGTCGCCGCTGAACATCGTGTCGTGCTGTCTGACCTTGATCGACGAAGACCACCATGATGCTTTGGGCCCTGATAGTGTCGAAGCGATTGCGGACGCCAAGGAAGCCATTGTGGGAATGACCGAGTTGGTCACCGATCTGCTGGAATATTCCCAAGTGGAAAACACGCCATCCGAGCTTTGTAGTGTTGACATGAACGTCGCTTTCCAAGAAGCAATCAGCACACTAAAACACGAAGTGATCGATGCGTCAGCGACAGTCGACTGTGCAACGCTGCCGACCGTCAACGGCAACCCGATTCGACTAAGACAACTGCTAAGAAATCTGCTCTCCAACGCATTGAAATACCGAGATCCTCATCGAAATCCGCAGATCAACGTTGCCGTTCGAGAACAGGAATCGAGCTGGGAATTCTCCGTTTCCGATAACGGACTGGGCATGAGCCCTCAATCAACCCAACAGGTGTTTGCTCCCTTTGTCAGGGCGCACGAGTCGACGGGAATTCCAGGGACAGGAATCGGCCTATCCTTTTGCCAACGTGTGGTCGAAGGCCACGGCGGACGAATTTGGGTAGAATCCGCTGAGGGATCTGGCAGTCGCTTTTGCTTCACACTACCGCGACCGAAATGA
- a CDS encoding PP2C family protein-serine/threonine phosphatase: MATQYNTFAITDRGAARKKNEDQFLVASRFRSSPRSYTATDSSVVNVRGGDQLLLAVADGVGGHRGGEVASRIAVETLRNEFDKSSRTASIKLTPEDDLRRAVIQCNRNISDRSFEDPDLYGMATTLTVALIENGKVFIAHVGDSRCYLHSGSSLKQLTNDHTMAELIKNSRRVSLSTSHLLYNCIGGYHPGEMMIDFTECELSEGDTLVLTTDGLLRHVDETEIVEALRSDTFTVSVLNDLVGKANERGGRDNIAVVIVRNEPEVVEASLKIQSVTPVPAKATNESIWARLLASFGASNSINTVG, from the coding sequence ATGGCAACTCAATACAACACGTTCGCGATTACTGACCGAGGTGCGGCAAGAAAGAAAAACGAGGATCAGTTTTTGGTTGCAAGTCGTTTTCGCAGCAGTCCACGTAGTTACACGGCAACCGATTCGTCGGTCGTCAATGTGCGTGGCGGTGATCAACTATTGCTTGCCGTCGCAGACGGTGTTGGCGGGCACCGGGGTGGAGAGGTTGCCTCACGAATCGCTGTGGAAACGCTTCGTAACGAGTTCGATAAGAGTTCCAGAACAGCGTCGATTAAGTTGACTCCTGAAGATGATTTGAGACGAGCGGTCATTCAATGCAATCGCAACATTAGCGATCGGAGTTTCGAGGACCCCGATTTGTACGGCATGGCAACCACATTGACCGTAGCACTGATTGAGAATGGCAAAGTTTTTATCGCACACGTCGGCGATAGCAGGTGTTATCTGCACAGTGGTTCGAGTCTTAAGCAACTGACCAATGATCACACGATGGCCGAGCTGATCAAGAATAGCCGACGAGTGTCCTTGTCGACATCGCACCTGCTCTATAACTGCATTGGTGGGTACCATCCCGGCGAGATGATGATCGATTTCACTGAGTGTGAACTGAGTGAGGGGGATACGCTTGTTCTGACCACGGATGGTTTATTGAGACACGTTGACGAAACGGAAATCGTTGAGGCATTACGGTCGGACACGTTCACCGTTTCGGTGCTTAACGACCTGGTCGGCAAGGCAAATGAACGCGGAGGGCGAGACAACATTGCCGTGGTGATCGTTCGAAATGAGCCTGAGGTTGTCGAAGCATCGCTCAAGATTCAATCTGTTACTCCGGTGCCGGCGAAAGCAACGAATGAGTCGATTTGGGCTCGACTGCTGGCAAGTTTCGGAGCATCGAATTCGATCAATACGGTTGGGTGA
- a CDS encoding response regulator codes for MNPTILIVDDLAVEREIVARLIRSNSRFDVEFARDGNDAMNVLRDSRIDVIVTDLIMPGMDGMELTLAANDAYPSIPILLMTAYDTGHIAKEALTKGAASFVPKTQLNERLVGIVKRLVNRGIIDRCRNFAGKCLSEGYSCYELSNDLSMIEPVVNAIHRTMTSMEIANPSSRIRTCTAVEEAILNAIVHGNLEIGQSNFITVRDQGKITLHRTVDRRGRMLKFRDRKVIVKASFCREAAEISIQDSGDGFDVNAIVEANSSDHFHDGRSHGLALMHSLVGRVRFNDVANEVTLSTATVDF; via the coding sequence ATGAATCCCACCATACTGATTGTCGATGACTTGGCCGTTGAACGTGAAATCGTTGCGCGACTGATCAGATCGAACTCTCGGTTTGACGTTGAATTTGCTCGTGATGGGAACGACGCGATGAATGTGCTAAGAGATTCTCGTATCGATGTCATCGTCACCGATCTGATCATGCCCGGAATGGATGGAATGGAACTCACTCTGGCGGCCAACGATGCGTATCCCAGCATCCCAATTCTATTGATGACTGCGTACGACACCGGTCACATTGCCAAGGAAGCTCTCACGAAAGGCGCGGCTAGCTTTGTTCCCAAGACGCAACTCAACGAGCGATTGGTCGGCATCGTCAAGCGACTTGTCAATCGCGGCATTATTGATCGATGCCGAAACTTTGCGGGAAAATGTTTGTCTGAGGGATATTCTTGCTACGAGCTCAGCAATGATCTCTCCATGATTGAACCAGTCGTCAATGCGATACACAGAACCATGACCAGTATGGAAATAGCAAACCCATCGTCGAGAATTCGAACCTGTACCGCGGTGGAGGAAGCGATCCTCAATGCGATTGTCCATGGGAACCTCGAGATAGGCCAGTCGAATTTCATCACGGTTCGCGATCAAGGTAAGATCACCCTCCATCGCACGGTTGATCGCCGCGGCAGAATGCTGAAGTTCCGCGATCGCAAGGTCATCGTGAAAGCAAGCTTTTGTCGGGAGGCAGCAGAGATCAGCATCCAAGATTCCGGAGACGGCTTTGATGTCAACGCGATCGTGGAGGCAAATTCGAGTGATCATTTTCACGATGGTCGGTCGCACGGCTTGGCTTTAATGCACTCACTGGTCGGTCGTGTTCGCTTCAACGATGTCGCCAACGAAGTCACCTTGTCAACTGCGACGGTGGACTTCTAA